CAACAAGGTGACTCCACGTTGCCAGAAGATATCGTTGAGCTGAAGATCGAGGTGTTGGCTTTGGCTGACCGGTGCAAAGAAGAGGACGGTTCCTCCACGGTCTGCAGACTCCAACGCCTGCTGGTTTACTTTCTCAATACCGACACAGGTGATGACGACATCGGCCAGGCGTCCCTCGTTTGCTTTACGTAATTTCTCGGGAGAAAACTCATTGGCCAGAAAAATCTGATCGGCACCAAAGCGCTTGGCGGTCTCCAATCGAAAAGGGACAACATCCGTCGCAATGATTCGCTCTACCCCTTGATTTTTCGCAAGGGCAACATGGAGCAGGCCAGCGGGACCGCATCCCATGACGAGAACCGTCTGACCACGACGAACAGCAGCCTTTTTTTGTCCTCGCACAACACAGGCGAGTGGTTCAATAAGCGTCGCTTCTTCAAAAGAGACGTGATCGGGCAGCTGATAAACGCCGTATTGAACATTGATCTTGGGCAGGCGGATCCATTCGGAAAAACCACCGGGGTCGAAATTGGTCTTGTGGATCATGTCGCAGAGGGTGTGGTGCCCAAGGCGACAGTAGTGACACTCGAAACAAGGGACATGATGGGAGGCGGCAACCCGATCCCCCACCTTATATTGAGTGACTCCCTTGCCGACTTCGACGATCTCCCCTGAGATCTCGTGACCCAAAACGCGAGCTGCCTTGCCGGCCCGATACCACTCCATGACATCACTGCCGCAGATACCTGCGGCGCGTGTTCGGAGGAGTATCTCTCCTTCACCGATTTTTGGAACCGGTCTCTCTTCAATTCGGACATCACTGTTATTATAGTAATTGGCAACTCGCATTTACTCGCTCACTATCTCTTTTTTATCGTCTCATATAATTCAAACGCCTGTCCCACCGTAGCTTTCTCATGCACGATCGAGCGTACCGCTTGGATCATCCCAACGGGACAGTCGGATTGGAAAATGTTCCGTCCCATGTCAACGCCAGAGGCCCCATGCTGGATCGCATTGAATGAGAGTTCAAGCGCCTCGCGTTCCGGGAGCTTTTTCCCACCGGCGATGACGACCGGCACAGGACAACTCCCAACCACTTTTTCAAAATCGTCACAGTAGTAGGTTTTGACGACGTGCGAACCGAGCTCAGCGGCAATCCGGCATGCAAGAGACAGGTATCGGGCATCTCGGACCATCTCCTTGCCGACTGCTGTGACGGCCAGGACCGGCAGCCCAAAATTCTCAGCCTCATTAATGAGGCTCGCCAAATTACATAAGGATTGCTTCTCATATTCAGCACCCACAAAAATAGAACAGGTGACTGCGGAGGCGTTTAATCGAATCGCATCCTGTATCGATGTTGTAATCGCCTCGTTCGAAAGCTCTTTAAGGATGCTCGTCGCGCCGGAGACGCGCAGCACAATCGGAGTTCGGCTTTCGGGATCAACGGAGTTTCTTAAGACACCGCGAGTTAACATCAGACTATCGGCATAGGGCAGGAGTGGCGCGATTGTCTTTTGCGGATTTTCGAGACCGCTCGTTGGTCCCAGAAAATAGCCATGATCCACTGCCAACATGACGGTGCGACCTTGAGGAGGTCGCAAGATTTGTGAAAGTCGGTTTTTGATTCCCCAGTCCATGGTTATTCCCTCCCAAAATTTAGGATAAATTCTTTAAGGACGTCCTTATAGATAAGGAGTTTTGAAAACTCAACGTATTCTTCAGCGGAATGTTGCCCCCCTCCGACCGGTCCAAACTCGATTCCCGGAATTCCGAGAGGCGTGTAATATCGGGCATCCGAGCTCCCATCTTGACCGAATAAGATGCAATCGGGGTACCTCTTCCTGCAGATCTTGTAGAGTTGCTGGACATGGGGATTCTGCAGTGATGTGACGACAGGGGGACTCGATCGAATTTCCTCCATGGCAGCGCCATATCTTTGCATAACCTCTGCAATCTGTCGTTTCACCTCTCGAAGGTCTTGTCCTGGAAGATGGCGTACATCGAGTGTCATTTCACAGAGATCCGGTGTCTTGTTAACAGAGTCTCCCCCAGCAATTTTTGTGAGGTTAGCCGACGCGCATTTGAAGAGCTCCGATGACTGGGAGATATAAGGTAGTTTTTGTAAATCTTCGTAGATACGTATCGCCTTCAGAATGGCATTGTCTCCGAGCCATGGTCGGGAGCCATGAGACGCCTTTCCTCGAACGGCGACTTTGAGAAAAACAGCCCCTTTTGATTGTACAGAAATTTTCAGATTTGTCGGTTCACAACAAACAATAAAATCTCCTTTATATCCCTTCTGCGCAAGGTGGCCGGTTCCTTCTTTGCCTCCCACCTCTTCATCCGGTACGAATTGGAACATAATCCGGTTCTTGAGTTTCGAGAGATCGAGCTCACTCAGGATCTCCATAAAAACAGCAGCCGATGCCTTCATATCAAAAATTCCTGGACCGATCAGTCGATCCCCCTCTTCACGAAGCATAAATTTGCCGGGATCATTCTCTACGACGTCGATGTGGGCATTGAGGATTAAACATCGATCTCCTTGTCCGACAGTGGTGACAAGGATCTTCATCCCTTTATTAAGGATAACCTCCGAGGGGATATTTCTTTGTTGAAGATACTGATGAATATAATCAATGCAGCGGTTAGACTCCTCGATAGTGTAGCTCTTGAAGGAGACGAGATTGCCGAGGATTTCTTTAAGATTCGAATTCATTGCTGTTTAAAAGTTGGAGCACCCTAGTATTTTCAGCCACTTCCTGTCAAATGCCCTTTATTTCACTAGCAACGTTTCGCCCTGATTTTTCGATACATTGGCTGAGATGCTTATCAGGACCGTGAGGAGCGTTCTTCTTATCATTTTTGTGACCTCTCTCATCCCTCATCTGGGATATGCCCTCGATGCTGGTTATGAACGCGGTTTTTACCTCCTCTCGGATGACAAGAACTACAAATTTCAATTCAATATCCGGGCCCAACCGCTCCATGAGTTTGTCTCAAAAGAGTCTTCCATCGATGAAAACTCGTTCACGCTCGCCCTTTTAAGGACCTATTTTACGGGGCATGGTATTTCACCGAAGTATCAGTATTTCCTCTCTGTCGAATTCAGTAAGGGGGCCGGGATGAATGAAGGTTACCTGAATCTTGCCTTTACCGATTATTTTAAGGTGATTGCCGGACGCTACTTTATTCCGATTAATCGTGAAGATGTCTTTGTGAATACCGGGTTGCAGCTTGTCGATGTCTCGATCGTTTCTGACCACTTCGGTGTGAATGAGGATTATGGAATGGAGATTTATGGGAGTCCCCTGGACCCACTGACCTATTATCTTTTTGTGGCGAATGGTGGCGGTGAAAAGGCGGCAACGACAGGCAAAAATCAGAACAAGGATCTGCTTGTTGGGACTCGACTGGAATACAACATCCTGGGTGAACAATTTGAGTATCAGGGAGATCCGGAGATCTCAAAAAGCCCAAATCTGGGTATTGCAGGAACTATTCTCTATGACTTTGGTGCGGATCAAGAAACCCAGGATTTTGAGGATTTTCGGACTCAGCAGATCGATCCGCTAGAACCTGCGCTTGTCAGGGGAGACATTGATAGTGGTTTTTCCTGGTATGGCTTTAGCCTGATCGGCCAGTGGCAGTATGCCTATAATACACGAGTGCGTACTATCGACCATGGTCTCACAGCCCAGACCGGCTTTTATGTTGTTCCGAAGAGGATTGAGATTGCGGGTCGCTGGTCGTCTGTTTTTCCCGATTTTCCCTTTCCGGCCCTTGCCAATACAGGGATTACTGCTCCTGATGATGAAGAGGAAGGTGAACTGGGAACCGGGATGCCGGTTCATGAGTGGGTTACTGGACTCAATAGCTATTTCAGGGGGCATGATCTGAAGCTCCAGATCGATTACTCGCAGATCTTGAATGTAGGGGGTGCGAGAAATATCAACGATCAGCGGGTCAGGACACAGTTAACCTTTGTTTTCTAGCAACTTTAAGGAGTTGCGGTCGATAATTTGATTGCCATGAGAAAATTTTTCCAGATTCTCTTCGGTATCGTTTTTCTCTTTGTTTGTCGGATCGGACTTGCCGTTGACGGCGGTTATGACAAGGGGTTTTACCTGCTTTCCGACGACAAGAACTTCAAATTTAAATTCAATATTCAGATCCAGCCCCGCCACGAGTATGTCGCAAAAGAGGCAGCCCTTGACACCAATAGCTTTGGGCTCTCACGGATGCGGACCTATTTTACCGGGCACAGTTTTTCACCGAAGTTTAAATACACCCTGACCGTTGAATTTAATAAGGGGGCCGACGTTCGGGATGCGCATGTCAATTTCGAGCTCGCTGATTATTTCAAGGTTCGGATTGGAAGATTTTACATACCGATCAATCGTGAAGATGTTTATTCCTCTGTTGGTCTCCATCTCGTCGATACCTCCATTGTCTGGAGCCATTTTACGGTCAATCGCGATTATGGTCTTCAGATTTCAGGAAAGATCGTCAAACCGCTCGACTATGCTGTTTTCATTGCGAATGGTGGCGGAAACAATCCGGCGAAAGCGGGGCAGAACCTCAACAAAGAAATGCTTGTTGGTGCCCGCCTGCAATCAGTCATTATGGGGACGATACCAAGTTATCAGGGTGATTACGATATGTCAGAGTCACCCAATATAGGCTTGGGGGGAACACTCCTCTTTGATTTCGGTGCCGATCAGGAGACCGAGGGATTCAGTACCTTTGTGGAACAGTCGATCGATCCCCTGGAGGATAAGATATTGCGTGGTGACCTCGATGGTTCATTTACCTGGCATGGGTTCAGTCTCATGAGTCAGTGGCAACTCGCCTATAATACCGTTTTTCGAACGATCGACCATGGGGTGATGGTTCAGAACGGGATGTTTATCATTCCCAAAAGAGTGGAGGTCGCTGGTCGATGGGCGTCTGTTTTTCCTGATTTTCCATTTCCCGCGTTGGCCAGTACAGGAATTACGAAAACAGGTTCGGAGATCGGGACTGGAACCCCGGTTCATGAATGGGTTGGTGGAATCAACACCTACTTCAGGGGACACGATTTGAAACTTCAGATGGAATACTCCCAGATCATGAATGTGAATGGTGTTCGCAATGTCAATGATCAGATCATCCGGACCCAGCTGACGTTCGTATTTTAAAAATTGAATTATGGCTGAAGGGGTAAAAGTCACGGGGGGAGCCAATGTGGGGTTTTGTAACGGCTCTTCCACGAGTGCCGAGAAATGCCAGATCGCCGAGGCGAAAGGAGAGGTGGAGGCTGGACTTCCACTGATCAAAAAGATCGGTATGGCGACTGGTATTTCGATCAGTGGCTATGTCGGGAAGGCAGCCAGTTTTGAGCGGGATCCGACGGACCTTACCCCTATTCGAGTGAGGCCAACGGGGGATGAACCAGGGGATGAATATCATCTGTTTGAGGCTGAATGGATCTTTGTCCCTTTTCTTATCGATGCGAAAGGATCGAAGGGAGGAGTCAAGGCCAAGCATAACAATCTCGTTCCCTCTATTGCTGTCTCTCACAAGGGAAAACCACCGCTCTTTGTTCCTTATATCGCCTTAGGATCAACAACAGCTGAGCCCTCTACTAAAGAGCTGCGCCCTGCGATCGATCACCCTTTTGCGGCGGTCATCACGGGGACAGGGGTTCCCTCCACATTTGCGGTTCGAGGTGGATTGCAAGAGATCGATGTAAACAGGGCTATCTCCTTGAATGTAGAAGGAGGTGCTGGTCTCGTGACAGAACAGGCGGGTCCGTTTGGTAGTGGTCATGCCGCATCCGGATGGTCGATCCTTGTCTCCGGTCGGATCTTCTTAACAGACACCTTGACCTTTCGAGGAGGGTTTCAGCATACGAGGCGGAATGCCCTTCAGGAGCCGGCGCTGAATAAATTTACCGATGGGAAAGGGACGACGCATGTGACAGGGGGTTATGCGGTGTTGGAGGGTTTGTTCAGCGAACGTGTGACCCTGTATGGGGGAGGAGTGAAGAGTCATGTCGACCCGGATGAGGGTGAAACAGCTCACGAACAAACTCGTGTGATGTCGTATGGGGCGATTGCTGTAAGCCTCCCTTGGGAAATGAAGATTGCCCTGATGCATGGTCAGCAGGTCTTTACCGAAGGGGAGGAGGATGCCGAGAGGGGACGGATGGAGGGTGGGGTCACGTCGGTCCAGCTGACCAAGGATTTTGGTCATGGGGTTTCATTGGATGTGCTCGGGTTCCGGCAGGAGGTGGATGGAGAGAAGATCGGGATGGAGGAGGAACAGGAGGTCCTGAACCCGGTTCATTTCGACGGTTCTGGGGGGATGGCGCTGCTGAAGTGGGAATTTGATCTTTAACGATATTTATTAGCAACTTTTTGTCGTTGGCGACGAAAATTTCGGTGCGCGAAACATAATTTCTTCTTGGGGGGAGAAATGAAAGGTGAGGAGAAAAAATATGGCCTCTACTCCAGGTATCCACCCCCTCGTTTTGGGTAGTTTCACAGCTGCCCCTGCTGCCCCACCACCCCCTAAAACAAAAGAGCAATTAGAACGGGAAAAGACTCAGGCCGAGATCGATAAGCTGAATGCCGAGGCCGAAAAGGCGCGGGTTGAGGCTGCGAATGCGAAGAAATCCGAGCCGAAAGAAGATCCCCTCCCCCAATGCAATTTCAGAGAAGGAAAATGGTGTCATGTTGCCCGTTTCGGGGCGACCTGGAGGGTTGTCCATTCGAGTGCCGGAAACGGTACTTTTGAGACCACGGACGATCCGCATGGTTCCCCTAATCCTCAATACACCTACGACCCAAAATCCAATGGGCTTTTTGGGGCGTTGGGGTTTTATGGAGAATGGCACAATCGCTGGTTCAGGATTACGCCGAATGGCCCTTACTTCTTAGCTGGTGTTGCTGTTGGTTGGGACCAGACGAAGTGGGACTTGGATAAAGGTGATCTACCGGAAGCCCTCAGAGAATTGGTCCAGGATTCTCCGGTGAAACAGGAGGATTGGAGTCTTGGGGTGCCGATCGGAGTGGAGGTTCCCATTAGAAATGATGCGATCACGGGTGTCTCGTTTTTCGTGACGCCCCGCTATGTGCGTACGACCTACATGGCAGATGCCCAAGGAGTCGGACAGACAGGAGGGGCCTACATTACCGGTCTGGAAATCAATGAGGATGAGGATGGTCGGACCTTGGCCCCAACGGTCCACCGGTTTCCTGGTCTGTCGACGAATAGTTTTGGACTCGATTTCGAAGGTCGGGTCCACTTAAGTCGGTGGATCGATGTTGTTTTCGGATATGGTTTTAGATGGACAGGAGATATTGATTCAGAAATCGGTGACGAAGAGCGCCTTGTTGCCCGTGGAATTCCGCGGAGTGAGATTCCTCCAAATAGGCAGAATCAGCCGATCAGTGTGGCCACTCCCAATGAACAATTTATCTGGGGTGGTTTTGGGTGGAGATTTGAAGCATTGGGAGGGAAATAATGATGAATTACAAAAAAACATTCAAAATTTTTCTCGTCTTTTCTCTCTTTTTACTAGGGACTGTTCAGCCGCTCTTTTCGGAGCAGGTTTCGGACACCCGTTGCCAGAGAAACTCCCGATTTGAGTATGATGATATCGACCAGGATGGGGATGATCTGAAAGACTGGGAAGAGGATCGAAACCATAACTGCCAGTTGGATCCCGGTGAGTCGGTCCCGTATCTCCCTTTTTCTGGTTTTACCCGTCCGATTCCAGGTGATGCGACGGATGAGATGAAGCGGTTGATGGCACAGGACACCGATGGTGATGGTATCGATGACCTGCATGAATATTTTCGAAATGAAGCGGCACATAATGAATATGTGGACTTGGTTGGGGTACTTGCGGCGGAGGAGCAACGTATCGATGATAATGAGGGAAATACTCTTTTAACCCAGACGCAAAAAGATCGGGTCTTCCGATGCCCGAATGCAGCGAATCCGTTCAACTGTGATGGTCGGAGCGATGGTTACAATGCCAACGATCTCCATTCTGATAATGATGGTATCCCGGATCGTTTTGAAAACTGCGACGGAGATATTGAAGGAAATATAGCAGGTGCGCGGTATTGGGATCCAGATAGTGGAGAAAACGGTGCGCTTGTCCAGGGGACACCAGAAACACAGCCGATCGCTGAAATAGAAGGAGACGCCTATACCAAGTGTCTTTCCCCGGAGAGGATGCAGTTTTTCGGGAACAAGATCTATCTCTGGCAGGAAACCGATCCCTACAGCGATGATACCGATGGTGATGGGATTCC
This genomic window from Deltaproteobacteria bacterium contains:
- a CDS encoding M20/M25/M40 family metallo-hydrolase; the encoded protein is MNSNLKEILGNLVSFKSYTIEESNRCIDYIHQYLQQRNIPSEVILNKGMKILVTTVGQGDRCLILNAHIDVVENDPGKFMLREEGDRLIGPGIFDMKASAAVFMEILSELDLSKLKNRIMFQFVPDEEVGGKEGTGHLAQKGYKGDFIVCCEPTNLKISVQSKGAVFLKVAVRGKASHGSRPWLGDNAILKAIRIYEDLQKLPYISQSSELFKCASANLTKIAGGDSVNKTPDLCEMTLDVRHLPGQDLREVKRQIAEVMQRYGAAMEEIRSSPPVVTSLQNPHVQQLYKICRKRYPDCILFGQDGSSDARYYTPLGIPGIEFGPVGGGQHSAEEYVEFSKLLIYKDVLKEFILNFGRE
- a CDS encoding alcohol dehydrogenase catalytic domain-containing protein; amino-acid sequence: MRVANYYNNSDVRIEERPVPKIGEGEILLRTRAAGICGSDVMEWYRAGKAARVLGHEISGEIVEVGKGVTQYKVGDRVAASHHVPCFECHYCRLGHHTLCDMIHKTNFDPGGFSEWIRLPKINVQYGVYQLPDHVSFEEATLIEPLACVVRGQKKAAVRRGQTVLVMGCGPAGLLHVALAKNQGVERIIATDVVPFRLETAKRFGADQIFLANEFSPEKLRKANEGRLADVVITCVGIEKVNQQALESADRGGTVLFFAPVSQSQHLDLQLNDIFWQRGVTLLSSYAASPEDHRLSLDLIQSGKIRAKEFISHRLGLSETQKGFDLVVNAKDSLKIILDPSR
- the lsrF gene encoding 3-hydroxy-5-phosphonooxypentane-2,4-dione thiolase gives rise to the protein MDWGIKNRLSQILRPPQGRTVMLAVDHGYFLGPTSGLENPQKTIAPLLPYADSLMLTRGVLRNSVDPESRTPIVLRVSGATSILKELSNEAITTSIQDAIRLNASAVTCSIFVGAEYEKQSLCNLASLINEAENFGLPVLAVTAVGKEMVRDARYLSLACRIAAELGSHVVKTYYCDDFEKVVGSCPVPVVIAGGKKLPEREALELSFNAIQHGASGVDMGRNIFQSDCPVGMIQAVRSIVHEKATVGQAFELYETIKKR